ATTCCACCCATGTTTTTCATCAATACACTTTGAAGTTAGCTGATGATATAGACAGGGATAAATTAAAAAATTATTTAAATGAGCAGGGGGTACCTTCAATGGTTTATTATCCGAAGCCATTACATATGCATAAAGCCTACACTGATTTAGGATTCTCTAAAGGAGATTTGCCTGTTAGTGAAAGCTTGTCTGAAAGAGTGATTTCTCTTCCGATGCACACTGAGTTGACAACAAATCAGTTGGATTATATTATTGAACATGTTTTAAAATATTGTAAGTAAAAAGTTATGAAAATAGCAGTTATAGGAACCGGATATGTCGGATTAGTTTCAGGTATTTGTTTTGCCGAAACAGGTAATAATGTTACATGCGTTGATATCAATCAATCGAAAATTGATCGACTGGTAAAGGGTGAGGTTCCAATTTATGAGCCGGGATTAAATACCTTATTTCAAAGAAACAGAACTCAGGACAGAATCAAGTTTACCACAAATTTAAACGATGCAGTAGAAGATGCTCAGGTAATCTTTTTAGCACTTCCAACCCCTCCCGGTGAGGATGGTTCAGCAGATTTATCTTATGTTTTAAATGTAGCTGAAGAGTTAGGAAAAATCATTAAAGATTATAAGGTTATTGTTGATAAGAGTACCGTACCCGTTGGCACAGCTGAAAAAGTACAGGCGAAAATTGCTTTAAATTCTAAAGTTCCTTTTGATGTAGTTTCCAATCCGGAGTTTTTGAGAGAAGGGAAGGCGGTGGATGATTTTATGAAGCCGGACAGAGTAGTAATTGGCACTAACTCTGAAAAAGCCAGAGAAATTATGGGCAGGCTATATGATCCTTATGTACGTCAGGGCAATCCGGTGATTTTCATGGATGAGCGTTCGGCAGAAATGACTAAATATGCAGCAAATGCATACTTGGCTACGCGTATCACTTTTATGAATGAAATTGCCAACCTTTGTGAAAAAGTAGGAGCGGATGTTGATATGGTTAGAAAAGGAATTGGCTCAGACAATAGAATTGGAAAAAGATTTTTATTCCCGGGCATTGGTTATGGTGGAAGTTGTTTTCCAAAAGATGTTCAGGCATTGGGAAAAACCGCTAATGAGTATGGCTATGACTTCAAAATCCTAAAATCGGTAATGAATACTAATGATTTACAGAAAAAAGTCATGGTAGAGAAAATAAATAATGTTTACGGCAAAGATTTAAAGGGTAAAAAGTTTGCAGTTTGGGGCTTGTCTTTCAAGCCTGATACGGATGATATCAGAGAAGCGCCGGCCATTGACATTTGTAGAGAATTATTGAATTCCGGTGCAGAAATAGCGGCTTTCGATCCTGAGGCTATTGAAAATTTTAAAGAGATTTTTAATAATGAAATTGAATTCGTTGAAAATATGTACGCAGCTTTAAATGGAGCCGATGCTTTACTTGTTTTCACTGAGTGGTCAGTTTTTAGAAGTCCGGATTTTGATAAGATAAAAAACAGTTTGAAAAAACCGGTTATATTTGATGGCAGAAATGTTTTCTCAGTAGAAGACATGAAGCAAATGGGTTTCTATTACAACAGCATTGGTAGGATGACTGTTAATTCTAATTTATTATAAATTTTATGCGTAAAAGAGTTTTAATCACCGGAGCAGCCGGTTTTATAGGTTCACACCTCTGTGATCTTTTTATCAAAAAAGGATTTGATGTGATAGGTATGGATAATCTGTTGACCGGTGATATGAAAAACATCAATCACTTATTTCCGCTGGAAACTTTTAAGTTTTATCATCATGATGTCAGTACATACATTCAAATACCCGGTGAGTTAGACTATATCCTGCATTTTGCATCTCCTGCCAGCCCGATGGATTATCTTAAGATGCCTATACAAACCCTGAAAGTAGGCTCTTTGGGAACGCATAATTGTTTGGGGTTAGCCGTTGCAAAAAAAGCCAGAATTTTAGTTGCTTCTACTTCTGAAGTCTATGGAGATCCGGAAGTACATCCTCAGCATGAGGAGTATTGGGGAAATGTAAATCCGGTAGGTCCCAGAGGTGTTTATGATGAAGCAAAAAGATTTCAGGAAGCTATGACCATGGCTTATCATAAAGTACATAATGTAGAGACCAGAATTATTCGGATTTTTAACACCTATGGCCCGAGAATGCGCCTGAATGACGGAAGAGCCCTTCCCGCTTTTATGGAGCAGGCTTTAAGAGGAAAAGATATTACTGTATTTGGGGATGGCAGTCAAACCCGTTCTTTTGGCTATGTAGGAGATTTAGTGGATGGAATTTATAAGCTCTTAATGAGTGACTATCACTTGCCCGTTAACATCGGAAACCCTGAAGAAATATCAATAAATGAGTTCGCCAGAGAAATTATTGAACTGACCGGAAGTAAATCTAAAATCATATACAAGGACTTGCCGAAAGATGACCCGAAACAAAGACGTCCGGATATCAGCAGAGCCCGCGAAGTTTTAAACTGGGAACCTAAAGTTCATAGAAAAGAAGGCCTTAAAATTACTCTGGAATATTTCAAAACTATATTGGACAATGAGTGATCAAAAATTTTATGTACATCCAAGTGCTATTGTTGATGAAGGCTGCACTATTGGCAGTGGTTCAAAAATATGGCATTT
The sequence above is a segment of the Chitinophagaceae bacterium genome. Coding sequences within it:
- a CDS encoding UDP-glucose/GDP-mannose dehydrogenase family protein, which encodes MKIAVIGTGYVGLVSGICFAETGNNVTCVDINQSKIDRLVKGEVPIYEPGLNTLFQRNRTQDRIKFTTNLNDAVEDAQVIFLALPTPPGEDGSADLSYVLNVAEELGKIIKDYKVIVDKSTVPVGTAEKVQAKIALNSKVPFDVVSNPEFLREGKAVDDFMKPDRVVIGTNSEKAREIMGRLYDPYVRQGNPVIFMDERSAEMTKYAANAYLATRITFMNEIANLCEKVGADVDMVRKGIGSDNRIGKRFLFPGIGYGGSCFPKDVQALGKTANEYGYDFKILKSVMNTNDLQKKVMVEKINNVYGKDLKGKKFAVWGLSFKPDTDDIREAPAIDICRELLNSGAEIAAFDPEAIENFKEIFNNEIEFVENMYAALNGADALLVFTEWSVFRSPDFDKIKNSLKKPVIFDGRNVFSVEDMKQMGFYYNSIGRMTVNSNLL
- a CDS encoding SDR family oxidoreductase, yielding MRKRVLITGAAGFIGSHLCDLFIKKGFDVIGMDNLLTGDMKNINHLFPLETFKFYHHDVSTYIQIPGELDYILHFASPASPMDYLKMPIQTLKVGSLGTHNCLGLAVAKKARILVASTSEVYGDPEVHPQHEEYWGNVNPVGPRGVYDEAKRFQEAMTMAYHKVHNVETRIIRIFNTYGPRMRLNDGRALPAFMEQALRGKDITVFGDGSQTRSFGYVGDLVDGIYKLLMSDYHLPVNIGNPEEISINEFAREIIELTGSKSKIIYKDLPKDDPKQRRPDISRAREVLNWEPKVHRKEGLKITLEYFKTILDNE